Proteins from a single region of Desulfobacter postgatei 2ac9:
- the lepA gene encoding translation elongation factor 4, protein MKYDHPHIRNFSIIAHIDHGKSTLSDRLIQLSGIIEDRDMKEQILDSMDIERERGITIKSQTVSLPYTAPDGSKFLLNLIDTPGHVDFSYEVSRALASCEGALILADASQGVEAQTLANLYLAMEHGLEVLPIINKIDLPSAEIEWVKNQIDEDLGLDSEQALLVSAKVGTGVDKVFQAIVDRIPPPTVENTGAFKALIFDSHYDAFRGVIIHVRIFEGNIKKGDRIQFMSNNATYKVEEVGLFQIKRNPQKSLEAGQVGYFIAGIKLISDVKIGDTVTMPDKRCDKALGGFREPTPVVFSSMYPVASDDYVELTEALEKLKLNDASLIYEKDSSAALGFGYRCGFLGLLHLEVVQERLEREYDISLILTSPSVQYEVTYVSGEVKIIDNPTEYPDPTEIKCVREPIIKASIIVPDKYMGNVMQVCHEFRGVSTNYQYLTSNRMEMKFILPLAEVVYEFYDRLKSVTQGYGSFDYQMAGFQETNLVKLDFLINGERVDALSMLIHRDKAETKARAACKKLREEIPRQQFKIPIQGAIGGKIIARETISAYRKDVTAKCYGGDISRKRKLLEKQKKGKKRMKMVGSVEIPQSAFLSVLKSD, encoded by the coding sequence TTGAAATACGATCACCCTCATATTAGAAATTTTTCTATTATTGCGCATATCGACCATGGTAAATCAACCCTGTCGGACAGATTGATACAACTATCCGGTATTATAGAGGATCGGGATATGAAAGAGCAGATCCTGGACTCCATGGATATTGAGAGGGAAAGGGGAATCACCATAAAATCCCAGACTGTCTCCCTTCCTTATACGGCACCGGACGGCAGTAAGTTTCTGCTGAACCTCATTGATACACCGGGGCATGTGGATTTTTCCTATGAAGTGTCAAGGGCCCTTGCCTCCTGCGAAGGCGCTTTGATATTGGCCGACGCATCCCAGGGGGTAGAGGCCCAGACCCTTGCCAACCTCTATCTTGCCATGGAACATGGGCTTGAGGTTCTTCCGATCATCAATAAAATTGACCTGCCTTCTGCTGAGATCGAATGGGTCAAAAACCAGATTGATGAAGATTTAGGCCTTGACAGTGAACAGGCGCTCCTTGTGTCTGCAAAAGTGGGCACAGGTGTGGACAAGGTTTTTCAGGCCATTGTTGACAGGATACCCCCTCCCACCGTGGAAAATACGGGCGCATTCAAGGCGTTGATATTTGATTCTCACTATGATGCTTTCAGAGGGGTTATCATTCATGTCCGGATTTTTGAGGGAAATATCAAAAAAGGGGACCGGATACAATTTATGTCCAATAATGCGACGTATAAGGTCGAAGAAGTGGGACTGTTCCAGATCAAGCGCAATCCCCAGAAAAGCCTTGAAGCAGGGCAGGTTGGGTATTTTATTGCAGGGATAAAGCTTATATCCGATGTCAAAATCGGCGATACGGTGACCATGCCGGACAAAAGGTGCGACAAAGCACTCGGCGGTTTCAGGGAACCCACGCCTGTCGTGTTTTCGTCAATGTATCCGGTGGCATCCGATGATTATGTGGAATTGACCGAAGCCCTGGAAAAACTCAAGCTGAATGATGCCTCCCTGATTTATGAAAAAGATTCGTCTGCAGCACTGGGTTTCGGGTACCGATGTGGGTTCCTGGGGCTTTTACATCTTGAAGTCGTGCAGGAACGCCTTGAGCGGGAATATGACATTTCACTGATTTTAACCTCGCCTTCGGTCCAGTATGAAGTCACATACGTGTCAGGGGAAGTTAAGATAATTGATAATCCAACGGAATACCCTGATCCCACAGAAATCAAATGCGTCAGGGAGCCCATTATTAAAGCGTCCATTATTGTACCGGATAAGTATATGGGAAATGTCATGCAGGTTTGTCATGAATTTCGTGGCGTCAGTACCAATTATCAGTATCTGACCTCAAACCGTATGGAAATGAAATTTATTCTGCCTTTGGCCGAGGTGGTTTATGAATTTTATGACCGTCTTAAAAGTGTGACCCAGGGATATGGCTCCTTTGATTATCAAATGGCCGGCTTTCAGGAAACAAATCTTGTAAAATTGGATTTTCTGATAAACGGAGAACGCGTGGATGCGCTTTCCATGCTGATTCACCGGGACAAGGCAGAGACCAAGGCAAGGGCTGCCTGCAAAAAACTGCGTGAAGAAATCCCAAGACAGCAGTTTAAAATACCCATCCAGGGCGCCATTGGCGGCAAAATTATTGCGAGAGAAACCATTTCAGCCTATCGCAAAGATGTTACAGCCAAATGTTATGGCGGTGATATTTCAAGAAAGCGTAAGCTTCTGGAAAAACAAAAAAAAGGCAAAAAAAGAATGAAGATGGTGGGGTCAGTGGAAATCCCACAGTCGGCGTTCCTGTCTGTGTTGAAATCTGATTGA
- the cimA gene encoding citramalate synthase, whose product MNTVKAKKKALLYDTTLRDGMQGENIFFSPEDKLKIAMRLDDAGIHYIEGGWPGSNPGAQAFFDLVRDKQFKQAKICAFGSTRRQNSTCEQDGNIKALIDSGAPVVTIFGKSWDLHVIDIMNNTREENLAMITQTVSYLKAQGREVLYDAEHFYDGYKANADFALETLEAAVKGGSRCLVLCDTNGGSLPCDIDTITRATIAHFKDYDDVIFGVHTHNDCAMAVANTINAVHAGATMVQGTINGYGERCGNADLTAIIPILSLKMNRECISQENLAKLRALSRFVSETANMAPVSSRPFVGRSAFTHKGGVHVSAIMKNPKAYEHMVPEIVGNRRRVLVSEQSGKSNIAYKAKELGVDLGDDESKKSLIVNNIKEMENEGYEFDAAEGTLKLLMEKLTEQYQSHFELESFRVVVEKDKERPCYSHAMIKIRVGDKTEITSAEGEGPVSALDNALRKALATMYPSVRDLHLVDFKVRVIDGSDGTDARVRVLIESRDTDHIFSTIGVSEDIIEASWQALADSFQYKLSLEHKGQKNDEKNKKNLISA is encoded by the coding sequence ATGAATACGGTAAAAGCGAAGAAAAAAGCCTTGCTTTACGACACCACCTTGCGTGACGGGATGCAGGGGGAGAACATATTCTTCTCCCCCGAGGATAAGCTTAAGATCGCCATGCGCCTTGATGATGCCGGAATCCACTACATTGAAGGGGGCTGGCCAGGATCCAATCCCGGGGCCCAGGCGTTTTTTGATCTGGTCAGGGATAAGCAGTTCAAACAGGCCAAGATCTGTGCATTCGGATCCACGAGAAGACAAAACTCAACCTGTGAACAAGACGGCAACATCAAGGCGCTTATCGATTCAGGTGCGCCTGTGGTAACGATTTTCGGCAAATCCTGGGACCTGCATGTAATTGACATTATGAATAATACCCGGGAAGAAAACCTTGCCATGATTACACAAACCGTATCCTATCTCAAGGCCCAGGGCCGTGAAGTGCTCTATGATGCCGAACATTTTTATGACGGATATAAAGCCAATGCCGATTTTGCTTTAGAAACCCTGGAAGCGGCTGTGAAAGGCGGGAGCAGATGCCTGGTGCTTTGCGATACCAACGGCGGCAGCCTCCCCTGTGATATCGACACCATCACCCGGGCAACCATTGCCCATTTTAAGGATTATGATGATGTCATTTTCGGCGTGCATACACACAATGACTGTGCCATGGCTGTTGCCAACACCATCAACGCGGTTCATGCCGGTGCGACCATGGTGCAGGGCACGATAAACGGATATGGGGAACGCTGCGGCAACGCCGATCTCACAGCGATTATCCCTATCCTGTCCCTTAAAATGAACAGAGAGTGTATCAGCCAAGAGAACCTGGCCAAACTACGGGCGCTGTCCAGGTTTGTATCGGAGACGGCCAATATGGCGCCCGTGTCCAGCAGACCATTTGTGGGCCGTTCTGCTTTCACGCATAAAGGCGGGGTTCATGTGTCGGCCATCATGAAAAATCCCAAAGCTTATGAGCACATGGTTCCGGAAATTGTGGGCAACCGCCGCAGGGTTCTGGTCTCCGAGCAGTCCGGCAAGAGCAACATCGCCTACAAGGCCAAGGAGCTTGGGGTTGATCTGGGCGATGATGAATCCAAAAAATCTCTGATTGTCAACAACATCAAGGAGATGGAAAACGAAGGCTATGAGTTTGATGCGGCCGAAGGAACCCTTAAACTGCTCATGGAAAAACTCACCGAGCAATATCAATCCCATTTTGAACTCGAATCCTTCAGGGTGGTGGTGGAAAAGGACAAGGAACGACCCTGTTATTCCCATGCCATGATAAAAATCCGGGTTGGAGACAAAACCGAAATCACTTCAGCCGAAGGCGAAGGTCCGGTATCTGCCCTTGATAATGCCCTGAGAAAGGCATTGGCGACCATGTATCCCAGCGTCAGGGATCTTCATCTGGTGGATTTTAAGGTTCGCGTCATTGACGGATCCGACGGCACAGATGCCAGGGTCAGGGTGTTGATTGAATCACGGGATACAGACCACATCTTTTCAACCATTGGTGTTTCCGAGGATATCATTGAAGCCTCCTGGCAGGCTCTGGCGGACAGCTTTCAGTATAAACTGTCGCTGGAACATAAAGGGCAGAAAAATGATGAAAAGAATAAAAAGAATCTAATATCAGCATAA
- the ilvN gene encoding acetolactate synthase small subunit → METNRYILSILVDNEPGVLSRISGLFSGRGFNIDSLSVAKTAEPDVSVVTLATFCDEHVIEQIKKQLHKLINVITVNDLTEKKYVERELVLVKVHAKTEKRAEIMRIVDIFRSRIVDVGVSHFIVEVSGDSGKIHAFIELMKPMGIIEIASTGTIALGRENGK, encoded by the coding sequence ATGGAAACCAACAGATATATTTTATCCATTCTTGTGGACAATGAACCGGGGGTTCTGTCCCGGATTTCAGGCCTGTTCTCCGGCCGCGGGTTTAACATTGACTCCTTAAGCGTTGCAAAAACAGCAGAGCCGGACGTCTCAGTGGTCACCCTGGCCACCTTCTGTGACGAACACGTCATAGAACAGATCAAAAAGCAGCTGCATAAACTGATCAATGTCATAACGGTTAATGATTTAACGGAAAAAAAGTACGTGGAGCGTGAGCTTGTCCTCGTCAAAGTTCATGCAAAAACTGAAAAACGGGCCGAAATTATGCGTATCGTTGATATTTTCAGATCCAGGATCGTTGATGTGGGAGTCTCACATTTTATTGTGGAAGTGTCGGGTGATTCCGGAAAAATCCATGCGTTTATTGAGCTGATGAAACCCATGGGCATTATTGAAATTGCGTCCACCGGCACCATAGCCCTTGGCAGGGAGAACGGAAAATGA
- the ilvB gene encoding biosynthetic-type acetolactate synthase large subunit — MKLTGAQILIKMIKAQGVDTMFGYPGGATIDIHDEILKHNDLRHIVVRHEQGAVHMADAYARAHKTTGVALVTSGPGATNAVTGLASAHCDSIPIVVFTGQVPTALIGNDAFQEVDIVGITRPCTKHNYLVKDPNKLAQIIQEAFFIARSGRPGPVLVDLPKDIVQAMIDFQMPEPMKMRNYKPNYKPNKKQIATAVKMIKEARRPVMFGGGGLILSGASKEFTRIAKFAKLPVTSSLMGLGAFPGTDENWLGMLGMHGTYRANMSIGHSDLIFAAGVRFDDRVTGNLEKFAPDAKIIQIDIDPTSIHKNVDVDCPIVGDCKMALADIAALMEKEPPENFMNDRVAWLKRINEWKELTPLKYDQSFDTIKPQYVVEKLYEVTQGKAIVTTEVGQNQMWTAQYYHFEAPNHFITSGGLGVMGFGLPAAIGAKAAAPDKTVVCVAGDGSIQMNSQELMTAVAEKLDVKIVILNNRYLGMVRQWQEFFYNKAYADTNMEAQPDFVKLAEAYGATGFRCDDPAKVTQTLETGLNTPGTVIMDFIVEREESVYPMVPAGGAITDMLLV, encoded by the coding sequence ATGAAACTGACAGGGGCTCAAATCCTCATTAAGATGATAAAGGCGCAGGGTGTTGATACTATGTTCGGGTATCCCGGCGGTGCCACTATTGATATCCATGATGAAATTCTTAAACATAACGACCTGCGCCATATTGTGGTCAGACACGAACAGGGGGCCGTTCACATGGCCGATGCCTATGCAAGGGCGCATAAAACCACCGGCGTTGCATTGGTCACCTCAGGACCCGGTGCCACAAATGCCGTAACGGGATTGGCATCAGCCCACTGCGATTCGATTCCCATCGTTGTTTTTACAGGTCAGGTGCCGACAGCCCTTATCGGCAACGATGCGTTCCAGGAAGTGGACATTGTGGGCATCACACGCCCCTGCACCAAACACAACTACCTGGTTAAAGATCCAAACAAACTTGCGCAAATTATTCAGGAAGCATTTTTCATTGCCAGGTCCGGACGCCCGGGGCCGGTGCTCGTGGATCTGCCCAAGGATATTGTCCAGGCTATGATTGATTTTCAAATGCCCGAACCTATGAAAATGCGCAACTACAAGCCCAACTACAAACCCAATAAAAAGCAGATAGCAACGGCTGTAAAAATGATTAAAGAGGCCCGCCGACCGGTAATGTTCGGGGGTGGAGGTCTCATTTTATCCGGAGCAAGCAAGGAATTTACCCGGATCGCAAAATTTGCCAAGCTCCCGGTTACATCATCCCTGATGGGACTTGGTGCCTTTCCGGGAACTGATGAAAATTGGCTGGGTATGTTGGGCATGCACGGCACCTACCGGGCAAATATGAGTATCGGCCACAGCGACCTGATTTTTGCGGCCGGTGTAAGATTTGATGACCGGGTAACCGGCAACCTTGAAAAATTTGCACCTGACGCCAAAATCATCCAAATCGACATTGACCCCACATCCATCCATAAAAATGTTGACGTTGACTGCCCCATTGTCGGTGACTGCAAAATGGCCCTGGCAGATATTGCCGCGCTTATGGAAAAAGAACCACCTGAAAATTTTATGAACGACCGGGTTGCATGGCTTAAACGCATCAACGAGTGGAAAGAGTTAACACCCCTGAAGTACGACCAATCCTTTGACACCATCAAGCCGCAATATGTGGTTGAAAAATTGTATGAGGTCACCCAAGGCAAAGCCATTGTTACCACGGAAGTCGGGCAAAACCAGATGTGGACGGCCCAGTACTATCATTTTGAAGCACCCAACCATTTCATAACATCCGGCGGCCTTGGTGTTATGGGGTTTGGCCTTCCCGCAGCCATAGGTGCCAAGGCGGCGGCCCCTGATAAAACGGTTGTCTGTGTGGCAGGGGATGGCTCAATCCAGATGAATTCCCAGGAATTGATGACGGCTGTTGCTGAAAAACTGGATGTAAAAATCGTTATTTTAAACAACCGCTATCTTGGCATGGTGCGCCAGTGGCAGGAATTTTTCTACAACAAAGCATATGCCGACACCAATATGGAAGCCCAGCCCGATTTTGTGAAGCTTGCCGAGGCATACGGAGCAACCGGTTTCAGGTGTGATGATCCGGCCAAGGTGACCCAGACCCTTGAAACGGGGCTCAACACCCCCGGCACAGTAATTATGGACTTTATTGTCGAACGTGAAGAATCGGTCTATCCCATGGTTCCGGCAGGCGGGGCCATCACTGACATGCTTCTGGTTTAA
- the ilvD gene encoding dihydroxy-acid dehydratase, translated as MRRSRIATQGVARAPHRGLLKALGYTDIELNRPLIGIANSANELIPGHMHLDSIVKAVKAGISMAGGTPMEFSTIGVCDGIAMNHVGMHYSLASRELIADSIEVTAMAHPFDGIVMVPNCDKIVPGMLMAAARLNIPSIFVSGGPMLSGRHPRDRSKKIDLITIFEAVGAVQSGKMTEEELLEMENAGCPTCGSCAGMFTANSMNCLTEAIGMGLPGNGTIPAPMSSRLRLAKAAGMQIMNLVVHDITPDKIMTRQAFMNALAVDMALGCSTNTVLHLKAVAAEAGVDIPLDLINEVSKKTPHLCSLSPGGKDHIEDLDAAGGIQAVMKELSDNNMIDTSLLTATGKTIKENLEKIRVKYPDVIRPVNDPYHKEGGLAVLFGNLAPEGCVVKQSAVLPEMMTHQGPARVFDCEEDASAAIMERQINPGDVIVIRYEGPAGGPGMREMLTPTSAIAGMGLDDRCALITDGRFSGGTKGASIGHVSPEAAQGGLIAFVHEGDQIRIDIPNKTIELMVPEEELTRRKAGWKKPEPKIKKGYMARYAKMVTSAGNGAIFK; from the coding sequence ATGAGACGAAGCCGCATTGCAACACAGGGCGTGGCAAGGGCACCCCACCGGGGCCTGCTGAAAGCCTTGGGATACACCGACATTGAGCTTAACCGCCCCCTGATCGGGATTGCCAATTCCGCCAATGAACTGATCCCGGGCCACATGCACTTGGACTCCATTGTCAAAGCCGTCAAGGCCGGTATCTCCATGGCCGGCGGTACCCCCATGGAATTTTCCACCATCGGCGTATGTGACGGCATTGCCATGAACCATGTCGGCATGCACTATTCATTGGCATCAAGGGAACTTATTGCCGACAGCATTGAAGTGACTGCCATGGCACACCCCTTTGACGGTATTGTCATGGTGCCCAATTGCGATAAAATTGTACCGGGCATGCTTATGGCCGCGGCAAGGCTTAACATTCCTTCCATTTTTGTCAGCGGCGGCCCCATGCTGTCAGGACGCCACCCCCGGGACCGGTCAAAAAAAATTGATCTGATCACCATATTCGAGGCCGTAGGTGCAGTTCAAAGCGGCAAAATGACCGAAGAAGAGCTCTTGGAGATGGAAAATGCCGGCTGTCCGACCTGCGGGTCCTGTGCAGGCATGTTCACGGCCAATTCCATGAACTGCCTTACCGAAGCCATCGGTATGGGGCTGCCCGGCAACGGTACCATTCCGGCGCCCATGTCCAGCCGGCTGCGTCTGGCCAAAGCTGCGGGTATGCAGATCATGAATCTGGTGGTACACGATATCACCCCGGACAAAATCATGACCAGACAGGCATTTATGAATGCCTTGGCTGTGGATATGGCATTAGGTTGTTCCACCAATACGGTTCTGCATCTCAAAGCCGTTGCTGCCGAGGCCGGTGTGGATATCCCCCTGGATTTGATTAATGAAGTGAGTAAAAAGACCCCCCATTTATGCTCCTTAAGCCCCGGCGGAAAGGACCATATTGAAGATCTTGACGCAGCCGGCGGGATCCAGGCCGTGATGAAGGAGCTTAGTGACAACAACATGATCGACACAAGTCTTCTCACAGCCACGGGTAAAACCATTAAAGAAAACCTTGAAAAGATCAGGGTGAAATACCCGGATGTCATTCGGCCGGTCAACGATCCTTATCATAAGGAGGGTGGGCTTGCCGTATTGTTCGGCAACCTTGCACCTGAAGGCTGTGTGGTTAAACAGTCGGCGGTTCTGCCGGAAATGATGACCCACCAGGGACCTGCAAGGGTATTTGATTGCGAAGAAGATGCAAGCGCCGCAATCATGGAGCGGCAGATCAATCCGGGCGATGTCATCGTCATCCGGTACGAGGGACCGGCCGGGGGGCCAGGCATGCGCGAGATGCTCACCCCCACATCAGCCATTGCAGGCATGGGGCTTGATGACCGGTGTGCTCTGATCACCGACGGTCGGTTTTCCGGTGGCACCAAAGGCGCCAGCATCGGTCATGTATCTCCTGAAGCTGCCCAGGGGGGGCTGATTGCCTTTGTGCATGAAGGTGATCAAATTCGCATTGATATTCCAAACAAAACCATTGAATTAATGGTACCTGAAGAAGAACTGACCCGGCGAAAAGCAGGCTGGAAAAAACCCGAACCCAAAATCAAAAAAGGTTATATGGCCCGTTATGCCAAGATGGTAACATCTGCCGGCAATGGGGCCATATTTAAATAA
- the larB gene encoding nickel pincer cofactor biosynthesis protein LarB, translating into MNIDTLTQILSMVAEGALPVGQAADQLKHLSFEDIGCAHVDHHRALRKGFPEVIFGQGKTSAQIIAILEKLEQSENIVLVTRIHQNKADAVLSRFPNAQYFDDAHLLKIEKQPPAITGRGTILIVSAGTSDIPVVMEAFLTAKAMGNEVKTLFDVGVAGIHRLFAYRQDLEKASVIIVAAGMEGALPSVVGGLVKAPVIAVPTSIGYGTSFNGMTALLGMLNSCSSNIAVVNIDNGFGAGYMASTINHVGVER; encoded by the coding sequence ATGAACATTGATACATTAACACAAATTCTTTCCATGGTGGCCGAGGGCGCACTGCCCGTTGGACAGGCCGCAGATCAATTAAAACACCTTTCGTTTGAAGATATCGGTTGCGCCCATGTGGATCATCACAGAGCTCTTCGCAAAGGATTCCCCGAGGTTATTTTCGGGCAGGGCAAAACATCGGCACAGATTATTGCCATTCTTGAAAAACTGGAACAATCGGAAAATATCGTGCTTGTAACCCGCATTCATCAGAATAAGGCAGATGCGGTGCTTTCACGGTTTCCCAATGCACAATATTTTGATGACGCCCATCTGTTAAAAATAGAAAAACAGCCCCCCGCCATTACAGGCCGGGGTACAATTCTCATCGTCAGTGCAGGGACTTCAGATATTCCTGTGGTCATGGAAGCCTTCTTAACGGCAAAAGCCATGGGGAATGAGGTCAAAACACTTTTTGATGTCGGGGTCGCAGGCATCCACCGCCTTTTCGCATATCGGCAAGATCTTGAAAAAGCGTCTGTCATTATTGTTGCCGCAGGTATGGAAGGCGCCCTGCCCTCTGTGGTGGGCGGCCTTGTCAAAGCGCCTGTAATTGCTGTTCCCACAAGTATTGGCTACGGCACAAGCTTCAACGGCATGACCGCCCTTTTGGGTATGCTTAATTCCTGCAGTTCAAATATTGCAGTGGTTAATATAGACAATGGATTTGGGGCCGGTTATATGGCCTCCACTATTAACCATGTAGGGGTTGAACGTTAG
- a CDS encoding ISAs1 family transposase — protein sequence MPWDARKKLHWVLDVAFREDECRKRAGNAAENFAMVRHIATNLLKQENSLKKSINVKRLQAGWDNSYLMKVLGVNTI from the coding sequence ATGCCATGGGATGCCAGAAAAAAATTGCATTGGGTGCTTGATGTCGCGTTCAGGGAGGATGAGTGTCGAAAGCGAGCCGGTAATGCAGCTGAGAATTTTGCAATGGTACGCCACATTGCCACGAACCTGCTGAAGCAGGAAAACAGTTTGAAAAAGAGCATAAATGTCAAACGTCTGCAAGCAGGATGGGATAATTCTTACCTCATGAAAGTGCTTGGAGTCAATACAATTTAA
- a CDS encoding sensor histidine kinase yields MESSVAGVYTTEKGPLLVASRPVIRSLHQGPAKGYLIMGRFLNEAYMKILTDQTKVDHRYWLSQDPSIPAESRSIFERVQKNSGPVFEEQDKSMLFVYNVFKGLTSSSDLIIRAEIPRQIMKYAKNTMFLVLISTVLAGFTLLFVMFFLLNQVVIDPLGKLTAWVVSLESAKPTLFPFCLNRNDEIGILCFAFQTLFNKLTQVHKNLQEINLRLNQETRTLTFEISPPILYELGLKPALEWLLETTCREHGIDTFLEGDLEGDRLDNSLSILIFRTVRELLHNIIKHANASETTVRLSQGANFFEICVTDNGIGFDPEKQYKNIGFGLFSIRERFSSIGGEFSILSKSGEGTRAILKVPYNLKHTV; encoded by the coding sequence ATAGAAAGCAGTGTTGCCGGGGTTTATACCACAGAAAAAGGCCCGCTTCTTGTGGCGTCGCGGCCTGTCATCCGAAGTCTTCACCAGGGGCCGGCAAAAGGCTATTTGATCATGGGTCGCTTTCTGAACGAGGCGTACATGAAAATCCTGACGGACCAGACCAAGGTGGATCACCGATATTGGCTTTCACAGGACCCCTCCATTCCGGCGGAATCCCGGTCGATATTTGAAAGAGTTCAAAAAAATTCCGGTCCCGTATTTGAAGAGCAGGATAAAAGCATGCTCTTCGTATACAATGTTTTCAAGGGGTTGACCAGTTCATCCGACCTCATCATCCGCGCCGAAATTCCCCGGCAGATCATGAAATATGCAAAGAACACCATGTTTCTTGTTCTGATTTCCACTGTGTTGGCCGGATTTACCCTGCTGTTTGTGATGTTTTTTTTATTGAATCAGGTGGTGATTGACCCCTTGGGGAAACTGACGGCGTGGGTTGTTTCGTTGGAGTCGGCAAAACCGACTTTATTTCCCTTTTGTTTAAACAGGAACGATGAAATCGGTATTTTGTGCTTTGCGTTTCAAACGCTTTTTAATAAACTTACCCAGGTTCATAAAAATTTGCAGGAAATCAATCTTCGTTTGAATCAGGAAACCCGGACTTTGACTTTTGAAATCAGCCCGCCGATACTTTATGAACTGGGACTGAAGCCGGCCTTGGAATGGCTTTTGGAAACCACCTGCAGGGAACATGGTATCGACACTTTTCTGGAAGGAGATCTGGAGGGAGATCGGCTGGATAACAGTTTGAGTATTCTTATTTTCAGAACAGTAAGAGAATTACTCCACAATATCATCAAACACGCAAACGCTTCGGAAACAACGGTGCGCTTGTCTCAAGGAGCGAATTTCTTTGAAATCTGTGTTACGGATAACGGGATTGGGTTTGATCCTGAAAAACAGTATAAAAATATCGGTTTCGGCCTTTTCAGCATTCGTGAACGCTTCAGCTCCATTGGCGGAGAGTTTTCGATCTTGTCTAAGTCCGGTGAGGGAACCCGGGCAATTTTAAAGGTCCCGTATAATTTGAAACATACCGTTTAA
- a CDS encoding response regulator, producing MKINIILADDHHVIREGLRLLLERETDLLVLAEADTGRAALSAVKKFNPDLVIMDVSMPELNGMEATRKILSEAPATKVLALSMYSDRRFVEGMFQAGVSGYILKNCIARELVSAIRLVAKGQVYISPEIAGTIVDGYLSRLVPQTDTTHRLQRKTLTDREREILQLISEGQNSKEVAETLHVSSKTVDAHRRNIMEKVGVHSIAELTKFAIREGITTL from the coding sequence ATGAAAATAAATATTATTCTTGCCGATGATCATCATGTGATTCGTGAAGGTCTCAGGCTGCTTCTTGAACGGGAGACGGATCTCCTGGTCCTTGCCGAAGCTGACACTGGAAGGGCCGCCCTGTCTGCAGTTAAAAAATTCAACCCTGATCTTGTGATCATGGATGTCTCCATGCCTGAGTTAAACGGTATGGAAGCCACCCGGAAAATCCTGTCAGAAGCCCCAGCCACTAAAGTCCTGGCCCTTTCCATGTACTCGGACAGGCGCTTTGTGGAAGGGATGTTCCAGGCCGGTGTGTCCGGCTATATCCTGAAAAACTGCATCGCAAGAGAACTGGTTTCGGCCATCCGCCTGGTGGCAAAAGGGCAGGTCTACATCAGCCCTGAAATTGCAGGGACCATTGTGGACGGATACCTGTCGCGCCTTGTGCCTCAAACTGATACAACCCATCGCTTACAAAGAAAAACTTTAACCGATCGGGAACGCGAAATTCTTCAATTGATCTCCGAAGGTCAAAATTCCAAAGAGGTCGCTGAAACACTCCATGTCAGTTCAAAAACCGTCGATGCCCACCGGAGAAACATCATGGAAAAGGTCGGCGTCCATTCCATTGCGGAGTTGACCAAATTTGCCATACGCGAAGGGATAACCACCCTGTAA